The Triticum aestivum cultivar Chinese Spring chromosome 7B, IWGSC CS RefSeq v2.1, whole genome shotgun sequence genome window below encodes:
- the LOC123157817 gene encoding nudix hydrolase 15, mitochondrial, which yields MEKAPGTSIEAIIRRLRLHQAPPSPYSGDPSTAATPAAANLFQPRRAAVLVCLFHDAAGELRVLLTKRASSLSTHSGEVALPGGKAEEGDADDAATALREAKEEIGLDPALVTVVSSLEHFLSKHLLVVVPVVGILSDIQAFKPVLNVDEVDDIFDVPLEMFLKDERRRSEEREWMGQAFTLHHFDYEKGDKTYVIWGLTAGILIHAASVVYQRPPDFAERRVQFNLPKYSQESSPMP from the exons ATGGAGAAGGCGCCAGGCACGAGCATCGAGGCTATCATCCGACGGCTTAGGCTCCACCAGGCGCCTCCCTCCCCTTACTCCGGCGATCCCTCAACAGCGGCGACCCCCGCCGCAGCCAACCTGTTTCAGCCGCGGAGAGCCGCCGTACTGGTCTGCCTCTTCCACGACGCTGCCGGCGAGCTGCGTGTCCTCCTTACCAAGCGcgcttcctccctctccacccacTCCG GGGAGGTTGCATTGCCCGGAGGAAAGGCAGAGGAGGGTGATGCTGATGATGCAGCAACGGCATTAAGGGAGGCAAAGGAGGAGATTGGGCTTGATCCAGCCTTGGTCACTGTCGTCTCCTCGCTTGAGCACTTCTTGTCCAAG CATCTTCTGGTAGTTGTTCCTGTTGTTGGCATACTCTCAGATATACAGGCTTTCAAACCTGTCCTTAATGTTGATGAGGTGGACGACATTTTTGATGTACCCCTAGAGATGTTCCTCAAG GATGAGCGCAGGAGATCCGAGGAGCGAGAATGGATGGGGCAGGCGTTCACACTTCACCACTTCGATTATGAGAAAGGCGACAAGACGTATGTAATCTGGGGGCTGACTGCTGGCATCCTGATTCACGCGGCTTCAGTTGTATACCAGCGGCCACCAGACTTTGCTGAGCGAAGGGTACAATTCAACCTGCCGAAGTACTCACAGGAGTCTTCTCCAATGCCATGA
- the LOC123157816 gene encoding uncharacterized protein isoform X1, with protein sequence MILGGSTCCCFTQLHPATAAARLRLPPARAANTSSEPAAARLRAVLEQVDDELRKGNDEAALSLVRCSQGEGGGLRCFGAARQVPQRLYKLDELKLNGIDTSSFLSPVDQTLGSIERNLQIASLLGGLSVSFAFELSQLQALLTFVGLLFVWSVDLIYYNGGARNLVLDTIAHSLSEKYHNRVIEHEAGHFLIAYLLGVLPKEYTITSLDTLMKQGSLNVQAGTAFVDFEFVEEINTGKLSAKMLNKFSCIALAGVATEHLLYGYAEGGLDDVNKLDGLFKSLGFTQNKADSQVRWAVLNIVLILRRHEKARSKLAEAMSSGRSVGSCIEVIEENINPEDI encoded by the exons ATGATACTGGGAGGATCGACCTGCTGCTGCTTCACCCAGCTGcatcccgccaccgccgccgccaggctgcgcTTGCCGCCGGCACGCGCCGCGAACACCTCCTCCGAGCCGGCCGCCGCGCGCCTGAGGGCGGTGCTCGAGCAGGTGGACGACGAGCTGCGGAAGGGGAACGACGAGGCCGCGCTGTCACTGGTGCGCTGCTCGCAGGGGGAGGGCGGCGGGCTCCGGTGCTTTGGCGCCGCGAGGCAG GTACCTCAAAGGCTTTATAAACTAGATGAGCTTAAGCTAAATGGGATCGATACTTCTTCTTTCCTATCTCCTGTGGATCAGACTTTGGGATCAATTGAGAGAAATCTCCAAATTGCCTCgcttcttggagggctttctgttTCATTTGCGTTTGAGCTTTCTCAACTCCAAGCTCTGCTTACGTTTGTAGGCCTATTATTCGTGTGGTCTGTTGATTTG ATATATTACAATGGAGGGGCGAGAAACTTGGTTCTTGACACAATTGCTCACAGTCTCAGCGAGAAGTACCACAACAGAGTTATTGAG CATGAAGCTGGTCACTTCTTGATAGCATACTTGCTTGGAGTGCTTCCGAAGGAATATACTATCACATCTTTAGATACACTTATGAAACAAGGATCATTGAACGTGCAAGCTGGGACAGCTTTCGTGGACTTTGAGTTTGTTGAAGAG ATCAATACAGGCAAACTGTCTGCGAAG ATGTTGAATAAGTTCTCATGTATTGCACTGGCCGGAGTAGCAACCGAGCATCTTCTGTACGGATACGCCGAAGGAGGACTAGATGACGTTAACAAG CTGGATGGACTGTTCAAGAGCCTGGGTTTCACCCAGAACAAAGCTGATTCACAGGTGAGGTGGGCTGTGCTGAACATTGTTTTGATACTGCGCCGCCATGAAAAGGCTAGATCGAAGCTTGCGGAGGCAATGTCTTCTGGGAGGTCAGTTGGATCTTGCATTGAGGTCATAGAAGAGAACATAAACCCCGAGGATATTTGA
- the LOC123157816 gene encoding uncharacterized protein isoform X2, which produces MILGGSTCCCFTQLHPATAAARLRLPPARAANTSSEPAAARLRAVLEQVDDELRKGNDEAALSLVRCSQGEGGGLRCFGAARQIYYNGGARNLVLDTIAHSLSEKYHNRVIEHEAGHFLIAYLLGVLPKEYTITSLDTLMKQGSLNVQAGTAFVDFEFVEEINTGKLSAKMLNKFSCIALAGVATEHLLYGYAEGGLDDVNKLDGLFKSLGFTQNKADSQVRWAVLNIVLILRRHEKARSKLAEAMSSGRSVGSCIEVIEENINPEDI; this is translated from the exons ATGATACTGGGAGGATCGACCTGCTGCTGCTTCACCCAGCTGcatcccgccaccgccgccgccaggctgcgcTTGCCGCCGGCACGCGCCGCGAACACCTCCTCCGAGCCGGCCGCCGCGCGCCTGAGGGCGGTGCTCGAGCAGGTGGACGACGAGCTGCGGAAGGGGAACGACGAGGCCGCGCTGTCACTGGTGCGCTGCTCGCAGGGGGAGGGCGGCGGGCTCCGGTGCTTTGGCGCCGCGAGGCAG ATATATTACAATGGAGGGGCGAGAAACTTGGTTCTTGACACAATTGCTCACAGTCTCAGCGAGAAGTACCACAACAGAGTTATTGAG CATGAAGCTGGTCACTTCTTGATAGCATACTTGCTTGGAGTGCTTCCGAAGGAATATACTATCACATCTTTAGATACACTTATGAAACAAGGATCATTGAACGTGCAAGCTGGGACAGCTTTCGTGGACTTTGAGTTTGTTGAAGAG ATCAATACAGGCAAACTGTCTGCGAAG ATGTTGAATAAGTTCTCATGTATTGCACTGGCCGGAGTAGCAACCGAGCATCTTCTGTACGGATACGCCGAAGGAGGACTAGATGACGTTAACAAG CTGGATGGACTGTTCAAGAGCCTGGGTTTCACCCAGAACAAAGCTGATTCACAGGTGAGGTGGGCTGTGCTGAACATTGTTTTGATACTGCGCCGCCATGAAAAGGCTAGATCGAAGCTTGCGGAGGCAATGTCTTCTGGGAGGTCAGTTGGATCTTGCATTGAGGTCATAGAAGAGAACATAAACCCCGAGGATATTTGA